Proteins encoded within one genomic window of Rhinolophus sinicus isolate RSC01 linkage group LG05, ASM3656204v1, whole genome shotgun sequence:
- the MRPL19 gene encoding large ribosomal subunit protein bL19m isoform X2: MAAFIAGGCGAAVGLAWSTGAARTLLLAPASVACRAHAGPGRQQSTGPSEPGAFRPPPKPVIVDKRRPPRQETRFLSPEFIPPRGRTNPLKFQIERKDMLERRKVLHIPEFYVGSILRVTVADPYASGKTSQFLGICIQRSGTGLGATFILRNTIEGQGVEICFELYNPRIQEIQVVKLEKRLDDSLLYLRDALPEYSTFDVNMKPIVQEPTQEVPVNQLKVKMKPKPWSKRWERPKFNIKGIRFDLHLTEEQMKEAQKWSQPWLEFDMMREYDTSKMEAAIWDEIEASKKS, encoded by the exons ATGGCGGCCTTCATTGCAGGGGGCTGTGGAGCAGCAGTGGGACTGGCTTGGAGTACTGGAGCCGCCAGGACGCTGCTCCTTGCGCCGGCCTCTGTCGCCTGCC GGGCCCACGCGGGGCCGGGCCGGCAGCAGAGCACTGGACCTTCCGAACCTGGCGCGTTCCGGCCGCCGCCTAAACCGGTTATCGTGGACAAGCGCCGGCCCCCGCGCCAGGAAACCAG gtTCTTGAGTCCTGAATTCATTCCTCCAAGGGGAAGAACAAATCCTCTGAAATTTCAAATAGAGAGAAAAGATATgttagaaaggagaaaagtaCTCCACATTCCAGAGTTCTATGTTG GAAGCATTCTTCGTGTTACTGTGGCTGACCCGTACGCCAGTGGAAAAACCAGCCAATTTCTGGGGATTTGCATCCAGAGATCAGGAACAGGACTTGGAGCTACTTTTATCCTAAGAAATACTATCGAAGGACAAG gtGTTGAGATTTGCTTTGAACTTTATAATCCTAGAATCCAAGAGATCCAAGTGGTCAAATTAGAGAAACGGCTGGATGACAGCCTGCTATACTTACGAGATGCCCTTCCTGAATACAGCACTTTTGATGTGAATATGAAGCCAATAGTACAAGAACCTACCCAGGAAGTTCCTGTTAATCAG CTGAAAGTAAAAATGAAGCCTAAGCCCTGGTCCAAACGCTGGGAACGTccaaaatttaatattaaaggaATCAGATTTGATCTTCATTTAACTGAAGAGCAAATGAAAGAAGCTCAGAAATGGAGTCAGCCGTGGCTTGAGTTTGATATGATGAGAGAATATGATACTTCAAAAATGGAAGCTGCAATCTGGGATGAGATTGAAGCATCAAAAAAGTCCTGA
- the MRPL19 gene encoding large ribosomal subunit protein bL19m isoform X1 — translation MAAFIAGGCGAAVGLAWSTGAARTLLLAPASVACRTWRAHAGPGRQQSTGPSEPGAFRPPPKPVIVDKRRPPRQETRFLSPEFIPPRGRTNPLKFQIERKDMLERRKVLHIPEFYVGSILRVTVADPYASGKTSQFLGICIQRSGTGLGATFILRNTIEGQGVEICFELYNPRIQEIQVVKLEKRLDDSLLYLRDALPEYSTFDVNMKPIVQEPTQEVPVNQLKVKMKPKPWSKRWERPKFNIKGIRFDLHLTEEQMKEAQKWSQPWLEFDMMREYDTSKMEAAIWDEIEASKKS, via the exons ATGGCGGCCTTCATTGCAGGGGGCTGTGGAGCAGCAGTGGGACTGGCTTGGAGTACTGGAGCCGCCAGGACGCTGCTCCTTGCGCCGGCCTCTGTCGCCTGCCGTACGTGGA GGGCCCACGCGGGGCCGGGCCGGCAGCAGAGCACTGGACCTTCCGAACCTGGCGCGTTCCGGCCGCCGCCTAAACCGGTTATCGTGGACAAGCGCCGGCCCCCGCGCCAGGAAACCAG gtTCTTGAGTCCTGAATTCATTCCTCCAAGGGGAAGAACAAATCCTCTGAAATTTCAAATAGAGAGAAAAGATATgttagaaaggagaaaagtaCTCCACATTCCAGAGTTCTATGTTG GAAGCATTCTTCGTGTTACTGTGGCTGACCCGTACGCCAGTGGAAAAACCAGCCAATTTCTGGGGATTTGCATCCAGAGATCAGGAACAGGACTTGGAGCTACTTTTATCCTAAGAAATACTATCGAAGGACAAG gtGTTGAGATTTGCTTTGAACTTTATAATCCTAGAATCCAAGAGATCCAAGTGGTCAAATTAGAGAAACGGCTGGATGACAGCCTGCTATACTTACGAGATGCCCTTCCTGAATACAGCACTTTTGATGTGAATATGAAGCCAATAGTACAAGAACCTACCCAGGAAGTTCCTGTTAATCAG CTGAAAGTAAAAATGAAGCCTAAGCCCTGGTCCAAACGCTGGGAACGTccaaaatttaatattaaaggaATCAGATTTGATCTTCATTTAACTGAAGAGCAAATGAAAGAAGCTCAGAAATGGAGTCAGCCGTGGCTTGAGTTTGATATGATGAGAGAATATGATACTTCAAAAATGGAAGCTGCAATCTGGGATGAGATTGAAGCATCAAAAAAGTCCTGA